In the Bordetella genomosp. 10 genome, one interval contains:
- a CDS encoding LysR family transcriptional regulator, whose translation MLDWDSLRYFLAVARTQRVSAAARLLGVEHTTVARRVRALEAEMDVLLFEKSRSAGFMLTEDGQRLFVHAEQMETCVHNARENLSGVGQAPSGHMRIGATEGFGSYVLTPLAADFQRRYPHITLDILPVPRFVSLSKREADLAITIERPQRGPYVCSKLCDYALKLYGTPDYLARHPAIRHRDDLSGHTFIGYVDELLFSERLRYLEDVLPASRVVLRSTSVIAQYHAALQGQSLAILPCFIAAQDPHLVPILEREISITRSFWMYCHEDLRRLKRVTLLWDFMRKSVLGNAALLAGRGGALRYLP comes from the coding sequence ATGCTGGACTGGGACAGCCTGCGCTATTTCCTGGCCGTGGCGCGCACGCAGCGCGTGAGCGCCGCCGCCCGCCTGCTGGGCGTGGAACACACGACCGTCGCGCGCCGCGTGCGCGCGCTGGAAGCCGAGATGGACGTCCTGCTGTTCGAGAAGTCCCGCAGCGCGGGCTTCATGCTGACCGAGGACGGCCAGCGGCTGTTCGTCCATGCCGAGCAGATGGAAACCTGCGTGCACAACGCGCGCGAGAACCTGTCCGGCGTCGGCCAGGCGCCCTCGGGGCATATGCGCATCGGCGCCACGGAGGGTTTCGGCAGCTACGTATTGACGCCGCTGGCCGCGGATTTCCAGCGCCGCTATCCGCACATCACCCTGGACATCCTGCCGGTGCCGCGTTTCGTCAGCCTGTCCAAGCGCGAGGCGGACCTCGCCATCACCATCGAACGCCCCCAGCGCGGGCCCTACGTGTGCAGCAAGCTGTGCGACTACGCCCTGAAACTCTACGGCACGCCCGACTACCTGGCGCGCCATCCGGCCATCCGCCACCGCGACGACCTGTCCGGCCATACCTTCATCGGCTACGTGGACGAACTGCTTTTCAGCGAAAGGCTGCGCTACCTGGAGGACGTGCTGCCCGCCAGCCGGGTGGTGTTGCGCAGCACCAGCGTCATTGCCCAGTACCACGCGGCGCTGCAGGGACAATCGCTGGCCATCCTGCCCTGCTTCATCGCGGCGCAGGATCCGCACCTGGTCCCCATCCTGGAGCGCGAAATCTCCATCACCCGCAGTTTCTGGATGTACTGCCACGAGGACCTGCGCAGGCTGAAGCGGGTCACCCTGCTGTGGGATTTCATGCGCAAATCGGTGCTGGGCAACGCGGCGCTGCTGGCTGGGCGCGGCGGCGCATTGCGCTATCTGCCCTGA
- a CDS encoding ABC transporter substrate-binding protein: protein MRRLAPALSAGVLFPLAAHAAGQPTVKIGVLTDMSGNYASMGGAGSVAAAQMAIDDCLAAQCKGMKISLVSADNQNKADVGAARAREWFDRDGVNAIADLTNSAVALAVQGIAREKHRIALFSGPATTALTNKECSPTGFHWMFDTYSQSVAAAKATVANGGKSWYFITVDYAFGHALEADTAKAVKALGGTTVGSVRHPLNAPDFASYLLQAQSSKAQVVALANGGQDTVNAVKQAREFGIVAGGQRLVALLVFLSDLRALGLQNAQGLSYVDGFYWDYDDASRKWSARFEKAFRGLKPTMTQAGVYSSVLHYLRAVAAAGTTDADKVAAQMRRMPIDDPIMRHATIRADGRVIHDMYLYQVKTPSESHGDWDYSKLVSVIPAADAFQPLADSTCPLVQQSARQ from the coding sequence ATGCGCCGCCTCGCGCCCGCGCTGTCCGCGGGCGTCCTGTTCCCGCTTGCCGCGCACGCCGCCGGCCAGCCGACGGTGAAGATCGGCGTGTTGACGGACATGTCCGGCAACTATGCCTCCATGGGCGGCGCCGGGTCGGTGGCGGCCGCGCAGATGGCCATCGACGATTGCCTGGCGGCGCAGTGCAAGGGCATGAAGATCTCGCTGGTGTCGGCCGACAACCAGAACAAGGCCGACGTCGGCGCGGCGCGGGCGCGCGAGTGGTTCGACCGGGACGGCGTGAACGCCATCGCCGACCTGACCAACTCCGCGGTGGCGCTGGCGGTGCAGGGCATCGCCCGTGAAAAGCACCGCATCGCGCTGTTCTCCGGGCCAGCCACCACGGCGCTGACCAACAAGGAATGCTCGCCCACCGGTTTCCATTGGATGTTCGACACCTATTCGCAATCGGTGGCGGCGGCCAAGGCCACGGTGGCCAACGGCGGCAAGTCCTGGTACTTCATCACCGTCGACTACGCCTTCGGCCATGCGCTGGAGGCCGATACCGCCAAGGCCGTGAAGGCCCTGGGCGGCACCACGGTGGGCAGCGTGCGCCATCCGCTGAACGCGCCGGATTTCGCGTCCTATCTGTTGCAGGCGCAGTCCTCGAAGGCGCAGGTGGTGGCCCTGGCCAACGGCGGCCAGGACACCGTCAACGCCGTCAAGCAGGCGCGGGAATTCGGCATCGTCGCCGGCGGCCAGCGGCTGGTGGCGCTGCTGGTCTTCCTGTCCGACCTGCGGGCGCTGGGCCTGCAGAACGCCCAGGGCCTGTCCTATGTGGACGGCTTCTACTGGGACTATGACGACGCCTCGCGCAAATGGTCGGCGCGCTTCGAGAAGGCCTTCCGCGGCCTGAAGCCCACCATGACCCAGGCCGGCGTCTATTCCAGCGTGCTGCACTACCTGCGCGCCGTCGCGGCGGCCGGCACCACCGACGCCGACAAGGTGGCGGCGCAGATGCGCCGCATGCCCATCGACGATCCCATCATGCGTCACGCGACCATCCGTGCCGACGGCCGCGTGATCCACGATATGTATCTGTACCAGGTGAAGACGCCGTCCGAATCGCATGGCGATTGGGACTATTCCAAGCTGGTCTCGGTGATTCCCGCCGCCGACGCCTTCCAGCCGCTGGCCGATTCCACCTGCCCGCTGGTGCAGCAGTCCGCGCGCCAATGA